The following proteins come from a genomic window of Lolium rigidum isolate FL_2022 chromosome 5, APGP_CSIRO_Lrig_0.1, whole genome shotgun sequence:
- the LOC124651301 gene encoding receptor-like protein 44 has translation MSQPSRHHHHHAHLPPLAVAVAVAAALALLPPPSAADPYDEVCLTSLQQSLSLRNWTKSSFAAPCDGFISKLQGVTCNNGRVYKLALPGLSLAGAIPPELSNCTNLQSLDLSSNALSGAIPPELSKLLNLAVLNLSANALSGAIPRELAGCAYLNVIDLHANQLSGPIPDELGLLVRLSAFDVSYNRLSGPVPVLLANRSAGTGAAAAGGTAARFNASSFAGNKDLYGFPLPPQRGHGLSVLTIVGIGLGSGLLSLVLSFSAVCIWLRSTDRTATAPGEEGKISHTMPAY, from the coding sequence ATGTCCCAACCAAgccggcaccaccaccaccacgcccacctcccgccgctcgccgtcgccgtggccGTCGCGGCCGCGCTGGCCCTGCTCcccccgccgtccgccgccgacCCGTACGACGAGGTGTGCCTGACGAGCCTCCAGCAGTCCCTCTCCCTGCGCAACTGGACGAAATCCTCCTTCGCCGCCCCCTGCGACGGCTTCATCTCCAAGCTGCAGGGCGTGACCTGCAACAACGGGCGCGTCTACAAGCTCGCCCTGCCGGGCCTCTCCCTGGCGGGCGCCATCCCGCCGGAGCTCTCCAACTGCACCAACCTCCAGTCGCTGGACCTCTCCTCCAACGCGCTGTCGGGCGCCATCCCGCCGGAGCTCTCCAAGCTGCTCAACCTGGCCGTGCTCAACCTCTCCGCCAACGCGCTCTCGGGCGCCATCCCGCGggagctcgccggctgcgcctaccTCAACGTCATAGATCTCCACGCCAACCAGCTCTCCGGCCCCATCCCCGACGAGCTGGGCCTCCTGGTGCGGCTCTCCGCCTTCGACGTCTCCTACAACCGCCTCTCCGGCCCCGTCCCGGTCCTCCTCGCCAACCGCAGCGCCGGCACTGGGGCGGCGGCCGCGGGCGGGACGGCGGCCAGGTTCAACGCCAGCTCGTTCGCCGGGAACAAGGACCTGTACGGGTTCCCGCTGCCGCCTCAGCGCGGCCACGGGCTGTCCGTGCTCACCATCGTCGGCATCGGCCTCGGCAGCGGCCTGCTCAGCCTCGTGCTCAGCTTCTCCGCTGTCTGCATCTGGCTCCGCTCCACCGACCGCACCGCCACCGCGCCCGGCGAGGAGGGCAAGATCTCGCACACCATGCCCGCCTACTGA